In a genomic window of Trichoderma atroviride chromosome 4, complete sequence:
- a CDS encoding uncharacterized protein (EggNog:ENOG41) translates to MYHRKSQQSVVSISSRASTNNLSETPNSEREIMRIHEPSFSIRIKIHQIQQDVVVSFEMKQDFNHAINILKRIGYRAQNGIPPALHAIDTNDTTAQSDPGPYSYHSGPRLSSFTPLGNGAQQLSQSNFSFTSMLNSDIPLSQLLPLGMKDQCFHHPPPYNVPQQSRRQSDPATVFNPHPSHQNFNINQSKIMYQPLISSPLRHALPVDDQNEAPNSPMPNSQPTFCTDYADMPSLSSYRSISEPNSLFNHSQLSETSVTSYDTSLDPQFGPSSSQESLTSVDSSSQATDTTDDNFQLQLGQDFRKFLPRTRSLPFLKGKDHKVAKSKPRAKQNQRHSNSQEKKIMDKNADVHRKESTKMADSNNDDSQLVLHHTPPRSKVSQASDTPIYHSSLEETKPTTMLIADPILLERANKATSQLFDQYNEDLSRGCNAASYAEFYLEQIQAIRTEFWFNELSQMKYDGLK, encoded by the exons ATGTACCACCGGAAATCACAGCAATCTGTTGTTTCAATCTCATCTAGGGCTTCAACGAATA ATCTCAGTGAAACACCAAACAGCGAGAGAGAAATCATGAGAATCCATGAGCCGTCTTTCAGTATACGCATAAAAATTCATCAAATTCAACAGGATGTAGTGGTTTCATTCGAAATGAAGCAAGACTTCAATCACGCAATAAACATACTCAAACGTATTGGATACCGTGCTCAAAATGGCATCCCTCCCGCATTGCATGCTATTGACACCAATGATACTACGGCTCAATCCGATCCAGGGCCTTATTCATATCACTCCGGACCACGCCTGAGTTCGTTTACCCCCTTGGGGAATGGAGCACAACAACTCTCTCAATCGAACTTTTCATTCACATCCATGTTGAATTCCGATATTCCTTTATCACAACTGCTTCCATTGGGCATGAAGGATCAGTGCTTTCATCACCCTCCACCATACAACGTACCACAGCAGTCGCGCCGACAGAGTGATCCAGCAACGGTGTTTAATCCACATCCAAGTCATCAAAATTTTAatatcaatcaatcaaaaaTAATGTATCAGCCGCTCATTAGTTCTCCTTTGCGACATGCTTTACCTGTCGATGACCAAAATGAGGCCCCTAATTCACCAATGCCAAACAGTCAGCCAACGTTCTGCACCGACTATGCGGATATGCCATCTTTATCAAGCTATCGGTCTATATCTGAACCCAACTCACTATTCAATCATTCACAGCTTTCAGAAACGTCAGTTACAAGCTACGATACATCACTAGACCCCCAATTTGGCCCttcaagcagccaagagagTCTCACTTCTGTGGACAGCTCCTCACAAGCTACAGACACGACTGATGACAATTTTCAATTGCAACTGGGGCAAGATTTTCGCAAATTCCTGCCCCGAACGCGCAGTTTGCCATTCTTAAAAGGCAAAGATCATAAAGTCGCCAAATCAAAGCCGAGGGCTAAGCAGAATCAGCGGCACAGCAACTCAcaggagaaaaaaatcatgGACAAGAATGCGGATGTacacagaaaagaaagtacCAAAATGGCAGACTCGAATAACGATGACTCTCAGCTTGTTTTGCATCATACTCCACCCCGATCAAAAGTTTCACAAGCCAGCGACACCCCAATTTATCACTCCTCTTTGGAAGAGACTAAGCCAACCACTATGTTGATCGCTGACCCTATCCTACTAGAGAGGGCGAACAAAGCCACTTCTCAATTGTTTGACCAATATAATGAAGACCTCAGCCGGGGCTGTAATGCTGCTTCTTACGCTGAATTCTACTTGGAGCAAATCCAAGCTATTCGAACAGAGTTTTGGTTTAACGAGCTAAGTCAGATGAAATACGATGGATTAAAGTGA
- a CDS encoding uncharacterized protein (BUSCO:EOG092D0JYM): protein MTSSPQEVPLHSIERTPEYEDFMTKLRDYHTLRGTTLDPEPKVGMIHLDLFKVFNHIVANGGYDKVSEEKLAWRRMAAELGLHSNNEASTAFALKEKFYKNLAAYEIKTVHGKEPPPKDILEDVTAKGASLLTRTRENFRGKRESNVGATDSPASGDDGTPTRERPAPDPVSSARASRGLREAPPQRVIFQPDTGPARATRQASNQQGNNSASPALNHGQQAPAHHSAVHPMPPMAIHNNSRGPSILHHPPNSENTSHLVTSYQPKPMKPLQLRPVATPSNAPSEFFKARLPHRFALDPANRQPMQPGTGFDGPNIYTRCLNALRSGVTAEQAFALNHLVKISFERGDKYKFDSFPGLAEGLVEKALQIGSLFYYVDWTVSWDSFAESNDVGCLDGNYGTPDILERIENLIEREIPDVIQTEKFADEMVLTTEAILTIRNMVTLPENAHNMSDFHPVKDLICILLHLPARDSLTEVKQLALDIAEQLTPLYDSGI, encoded by the exons ATGACTTCATCTCCCCAGGAAGTGCCGCTGCACTCCATCGAGAGGACACCTGAATATGAAGACTTCATGACCAAGCTCAGGGATTACCACACCCTACGAGGCACGACGCTAGACCCAGAACCCAAGGTTGGAATGATCCATTTGGATCTGTTCAAGGTCTTCAATCATATTGTCGCGAACGGTGGATACGACAAGGTAtcagaagagaagctggcatGGCGTCGAATGGCAGCAGAGCTTGGCCTTCATTCCAATAACGAGGCATCAACGGCTTTTGCTCTCAAGGAGAAGTTCTACAAGAACCTGGCAGCATACGAGATCAAAACAGTCCACGGAAAGGAACCGCCGCCAAAAGATATCCTTGAAGATGTCACTGCTAAGGGTGCGAGCCTCCTGACACGGACGAGAGAAAACTTCCGcggcaagagagagagcaatgTCGGGGCCACAGACAGCCCTGCctctggtgatgatggcaccCCGACGCGTGAACGACCGGCACCAGATCCTGTCTCAAGCGCTCGAGCTTCGCGCGGCCTTCGCGAGGCGCCTCCGCAAAGAGTCATTTTCCAGCCCGATACAGGCCCAGCCCGAGCCACAAGACAGGCGTCAAACCAACAGGGCAACAATTCAGCCTCCCCAGCCCTGAACCACGGCCAGCAAGCCCCCGCCCACCATTCAGCCGTCCATCCCATGCCGCCAATGGCAATTCACAACAACTCAAGAGGTCCCTCAATCTTACACCATCCCCCCAACTCTGAAAACACATCACACCTAGTCACTTCCTATCAACCGAAGCCGATGAAACCACTCCAACTACGTCCCGTAGCAACTCCAAGCAATGCGCCAAGCGAATTCTTTAAAGCAAGGCTACCGCACCGCTTCGCTCTGGATCCTGCCAACAGACAGCCCATGCAGCCTGGTA CTGGCTTTGATGGCCCTAATATCTACACTCGGTGCCTGAATGCCCTTCGTTCCGGTGTTACCGCAGAGCAAGCTTTTGCGCTCAACCACTTGGTGAAGATATCATTTGAACGAGGTGATAAGTACAAGTTTGACTCTTTCCCGGGACTGGCCGAGGGGCTTGTTGAGAAGGCACTGCAGATAGGCAGCCTCTTCTACTACGTCGACTGGACTGTGTCTTGGGACTCCTTTGCCGAATCAAATGACGTTGGCTGTTTGGATGGCAACTACGGCACACCAGATATCCTAGAGAGAATCGAAAACTTGATTGAGCGAGAGATACCAGACGTTATCCAGACCGAAAAATTTGCCGATGAGATGGTCTTGACAACTGAGGCGATACTTACCATCAGAAACATGGTGACGCTGCCTGAAAATGCGCACAACATGTCGGATTTTCACCCAGTGAAAGACTTGATATGCATTCTTTTGCATCTGCCCGCGAGAGATTCCCTTACGGAAGTCAAGCAACTTGCTCTTGATATTGCGGAGCAGCTGACCCCCCTTTATGATTCTGGAATCTGA